The proteins below come from a single Excalfactoria chinensis isolate bCotChi1 chromosome 7, bCotChi1.hap2, whole genome shotgun sequence genomic window:
- the MYLK gene encoding myosin light chain kinase, smooth muscle isoform X3, protein MAMISGMSGRKASGSSPTSPINADKVENEDAFLEEVAEEKPHVKPYFTKTILDMEVVEGSAARFDCKIEGYPDPEVMWYKDDQPVKESRHFQIDYDEEGNCSLTISEVCGDDDAKYTCKAVNSLGEATCTAELLVETMGKEGEGEGEGEEDEEEEEE, encoded by the exons ATGGCAATGATTTCTGGTATGAGTGGGAGGAAGGCCTCTGGGAGCTCGCCTACCAGCCCGATAAATGCAGACAAAGTAGAGAATGAAG ATGCTTTCCTTGAAGAAGTGGCTGAGGAAAAGCCCCATGTAAAGCCATATTTTACTAAAACAATCCTTGACATGGAGGTTGTGGAAGGAAGCGCTGCTAGGTTTGACTGCAAAATTGAAG GCTATCCTGACCCTGAGGTAATGTGGTACAAAGATGATCAGCCTGTCAAGGAGTCCCGTCACTTCCAGATAGATTATGATGAGGAAGGGAACTGTTCTTTGACTATTTCTGAAGTATGTGGGGACGATGATGCCAAATACACCTGCAAAGCTGTTAACAGCCTTGGGGAAGCCACATGCACCGCAGAACTCCTTGTGGAAACAAtgggaaaagagggagaaggagaaggagaaggagaagaagatgaagaggaggaggaagaatga
- the HACD2 gene encoding very-long-chain (3R)-3-hydroxyacyl-CoA dehydratase 2, whose translation MAAAGSGSRADNGYGGQQPRRRKGPGALATAYLVIYNVVMTAGWLVIAVGLVRAYLAKGSYHGLYYSIEKPLKFFQTGALLEILHCAFGIVPSSVVLTAFQVMSRVFLTWAVTHSVKEVQTEDSVLLFVVAWTITEIIRYSFYTFSLLNHLPYLIKWARYTLFIILYPMGVSGELLTIYAALPFVRQSGLYSISLPNKYNFSFDYYTFLILVMISYIPIFPQLYFHMLHQRRKVLSHTEEHKKSE comes from the exons ATGGCGGCGGCGGGCAGCGGCAGCCGGGCGGACAACGGCTACGGCGGGCAGCAGCCGCGGCGGAGGAAGGGCCCGGGAGCCTTGGCCACGGCCTACCTCGTCATTTACAACGTGGTGATGACGGCGGG gTGGCTTGTGATTGCTGTTGGCCTGGTTCGGGCATACCTGGCTAAAGGCAGCTACCACGGCCTTTACTACTCCATTGAAAAGCCCCTGAAATTCTTCCAAACTGGAGCTCTGCTTGAG ATTCTGCACTGCGCCTTTG GCATTGTTCCCTCTTCTGTTGTCCTGACTGCTTTCCAAGTGATGTCAAGGGTTTTCCTGACCTGGGCAGTAACACATAGTGTAAAAGAG GTACAAACTGAGGACAGTGTCCTGTTGTTCGTAGTGGCCTGGACAATCACAGAGATAATCCGTTACTCTTTTTACACCTTTAGCTTGTTAAACCATCTCCCTTATCTCATTAAATGGGCCAG GTATACTTTGTTTATAATATTGTACCCAATGGGAGTCTCTGGGGAGTTACTCACAATATATGCTGCACTACCCTTCGTCAGGCAGTCTGGCTTGTATTCCATTAGTTTACCTAATAAGTACAACTTTTCTTTTGACTATTATACATTCCTGATCCTGGTTATGATCTCTTACATTCCAA tcTTTCCCCAGCTGTATTTTCACATGCTACATCAGAGGCGAAAGGTGCTTTCCCACACTGAAGAACACAAGAAGTCGGAGTAA